The following are from one region of the Desulfovibrio desulfuricans genome:
- a CDS encoding alpha-1,2-fucosyltransferase — MAAALQPKPTFFVFSNGMEWAKKAFAGLPYDFVYVDANDNDNVAGDLFLMTQCKHFIISNSSLSWWGAWLSQRAENKTVIMPSKWRGGKSPIPGECMRVEGWHMCPVE; from the coding sequence TTGGCAGCGGCGTTGCAGCCAAAGCCAACTTTTTTTGTGTTTTCCAACGGCATGGAGTGGGCAAAAAAAGCCTTCGCCGGTCTTCCCTACGATTTTGTTTACGTGGATGCCAACGACAACGACAATGTCGCAGGGGATCTTTTTTTGATGACGCAGTGTAAACACTTCATCATCTCAAATTCTTCGCTGAGCTGGTGGGGGGCCTGGCTTTCGCAGCGGGCGGAGAATAAAACCGTCATCATGCCCAGCAAGTGGCGAGGCGGCAAAAGCCCTATCCCGGGAGAGTGCATGCGAGTGGAAGGCTGGCATATGTGCCCGGTAGAATAA